The Pyrus communis chromosome 9, drPyrComm1.1, whole genome shotgun sequence genome has a segment encoding these proteins:
- the LOC137746121 gene encoding expansin-A9-like, which translates to MAMPMSSPSANAMTMKALTLRALLGPILLCLLLPYHVHVSAADRVLLEAKQDHDKVGPKFKPGPWKHAHATCYEGGSGTFGGACGYHDVVKEGYGLKTVALSDALFNKGQSCGACFEIRCVDSPQWCKPGQPVVSVTATNHCPPNYNLPSDNGGWCNSPREHFDIAKPIFLQIAEYKAGIVPVEYRRVPCKKIGGIRFTITGNPYFNEVMVWNVGGSGDVTSVEVKGDGKLPWTPLKRMWGQRWTTDAKLVGESLTFRVGESDGRTITSVNIAPKNWQFGQTYEGKNFD; encoded by the exons atggCCATGCCAATGTCCTCACCGAGTGCCAACGCCATGACAATGAAGGCATTGACTTTGCGAGCTCTCCTGGGGCCAATCCTGCTATGTCTTCTTCTCCCTTACCATGTTCATGTCTCTGCTGCCGACCGTGTGCTTCTTGAAGCCAAGCAGGATCACGATAAGGTTGGGCCAAAGTTCAAGCCTGGCCCTTGGAAGCATGCTCATGCCACATGCTACGAAGGAGGCTCCGGAACCTTTG GTGGAGCTTGTGGTTACCATGATGTTGTTAAAGAAGGTTATGGCCTCAAAACTGTAGCACTAAGCGATGCACTGTTCAACAAAGGGCAGTCGTGTGGTGCATGCTTCGAAATCAGATGCGTAGACTCACCCCAATGGTGCAAGCCCGGGCAGCCAGTTGTGTCAGTTACAGCAACAAACCACTGCCCTCCAAACTACAACCTCCCAAGTGACAATGGAGGATGGTGCAATTCGCCACGCGAGCATTTCGATATAGCCAAGCCCATCTTCCTCCAGATTGCAGAGTACAAGGCTGGCATTGTCCCAGTTGAATATCGAAGAGTACCATGCAAAAAAATAGGAGGCATTCGGTTCACAATAACAGGGAATCCTTATTTCAATGAAGTGATGGTTTGGAATGTTGGAGGCTCTGGGGATGTAACAAGTGTCGAAGTGAAAGGTGACGGCAAGCTTCCATGGACGCCGTTGAAGCGAATGTGGGGTCAGAGGTGGACCACCGATGCTAAGCTTGTTGGGGAATCATTGACATTTAGGGTAGGTGAGAGTGATGGAAGAACCATTACTTCAGTGAATATTGCCCCTAAGAATTGGCAGTTTGGTCAGACCTACGAAGGCAAGAACTTCGATTAG